In one window of Calypte anna isolate BGI_N300 chromosome 1, bCalAnn1_v1.p, whole genome shotgun sequence DNA:
- the C1H21orf62 gene encoding uncharacterized protein C21orf62 homolog — protein sequence MKPTAFSAFSFWLALLLAAFLGIHMAGSFVRSRKNHTLIFTKENTIRNCSCWAGVRDCDYCLANLMCNCKTVLPSTLEKTTYNSHLTIWFTDISVLEMLLNFTRAWDLKLSFCGTAPLPTEYLAIWGLRKLQVNKVKGRFPEQSVTIYSSRNNEIEDSLAVHNKDSQMLVYISFLDTSLFNGYSLLKSYSVENVSSITKHFPSLLYSDVFSTSDNKSYVVTFIY from the coding sequence ATGAAGCCAACAGccttctctgccttctccttttGGCTGGCTCTCCTTTTGGCTGCCTTCCTTGGCATACACATGGCTGGCAGTTTTGTGAGAAGTCGGAAGAACCATACGCTCATTTTCACCAAGGAAAACACAATTCGCAACTGCAGCTGTTGGGCGGGCGTCCGTGACTGTGATTACTGCCTGGCAAACCTGATGTGCAATTGCAAAACGGTGCTGCCCTCTACCTTGGAAAAAACTACCTACAACAGCCACCTGACCATTTGGTTCACAGACATCTCCGTGCTGGAGATGCTCCTCAACTTCACAAGAGCGTGGGACTTGAAGCTGTCCTTCTGTGGCACCGCTCCTCTCCCAACAGAATACTTGGCCATTTGGGGACTTCGAAAGCTCCAGGTAAACAAGGTGAAGGGACGATTTCCAGAGCAGAGTGTAACCATctacagcagcagaaacaatgAAATAGAAGACTCACTTGCAGTACACAACAAAGACAGTCAAATGCttgtatatatttcttttctggatACTTCGCTTTTCAATGGATATTCTTTGCTAAAGTCATACAGCGTGGAAAATGTCTCCAGTATCACAAAGCATTTTCCCAGCCTGCTGTACTCTGATGTTTTCTCAACCTCAGATAACAAGAGCTATGTTGTAACATTCATTTACTGA